From a region of the Salvelinus alpinus chromosome 2, SLU_Salpinus.1, whole genome shotgun sequence genome:
- the LOC139559314 gene encoding transmembrane protein 240-like gives MQMATTTMIFMILGASLVMAVACLTDMNALLDRFHNYILPHLRGEDRVCHCNCGRHHVHYVIPYDGDQSLVDSAENYFVSDSVTKQELDLMLGLLLGFLLSWLLLWLDGALHAALRAWRAKQHHDVFSWSWVPRFCNLRDLGRRVHLRKLEDSSGNMVHIKQKLYHNGHPSPRNL, from the exons ATGCAAATGGCCACAACCACCATGATCTTTATGATTTTGGGGGCTTCACTTGTGATG GCAGTAGCGTGTCTAACGGACATGAACGCTCTACTAGACCGCTTTCACAACTACATCTTACCACATTTACGAGGGGAGGACCGCGTCTGCCATTGCAACTGTGGAAG GCACCATGTCCACTATGTGATCCCGTACGATGGGGACCAGTCTCTGGTAGACTCGGCAGAGAACTACTTTGTGAGTGATAGCGTGACCAAGCAGGAGCTGGACCTGATGCTGGGGCTGCTGCTGGGCTTCCTCCTCAGCTGGCTACTGCTGTGGCTGGACGGGGCGCTGCACGCTGCCCTCAGGGCCTGGAGGGCCAAACAGCACCATG ATGTGTTCTCCTGGTCATGGGTTCCCCGCTTCTGTAACCTGAGAGACCTGGGGAGACGGGTGCACCTGAGGAAGCTGGAGGACTCCAGTGGGAACATGGTGCACATTAAGCAGAAGCTGTACCACAATGGGCACCCCAGCCCTCGTAACCTCTGA
- the LOC139559309 gene encoding RNA polymerase II subunit A C-terminal domain phosphatase SSU72, whose amino-acid sequence MPSHPLRVAVVCSSNQNRSMEAHNILSKRGFDVRSFGTGSHVKLPGPAPDKPNVYDFKTTYEQMYNDLVRKDKELYTQNGILHMLDRNKRIKSRPERFQSCKDQFDLVITCEERVYDQVLEDLSSREQETFTPVHVINVDIQDNHEEATLGAFLICELCQCIQHTDDMENEMDELLQEFEDKSNRPFLHTVCFY is encoded by the exons ATGCCGAGCCACCCGCTGCGCGTGGCGGTGGTGTGCTCGAGCAACCAGAACCGCAGCATGGAAGCGCACAACATTCTCAG CAAGCGTGGCTTTGACGTGCGCTCTTTTGGGACAGGGTCCCATGTGAAGCTACCTGGTCCAGCACCGGACAAGCCCAATGTGTATGACTTCAAAACTACTTATGAACAGATGTACAACGACCTGGTCCGCAAGGACAAGGAGCT ATACACGCAGAACGGAATCCTGCACATGTTGGACCGCAACAAGCGGATTAAGTCCCGACCGGAACGCTTCCAGAGCTGTAAGGACCAGTTTGACCTGGTCATCACCTGTGAGGAGAGGGTCTACGACCAAGTGCTGGAGG ACCTGAGCTCTCGGGAGCAGGAGACCTTCACGCCGGTTCACGTCATCAACGTGGACATCCAGGACAACCACGAGGAGGCCACATTGGGGGCTTTCCTCATCTGTGAGctgtgtcagtgt ATCCAGCACACCGATGACATGGAAAACGAGATGGACGAGCTGCTGCAAGAGTTTGAGGACAAGAGCAACAGGCCTTTCCTCCACACAGTCTGCTTCTACTGA
- the LOC139559288 gene encoding uncharacterized protein, whose product MRGQPRLSLVAFSAVLLCLCRATIAVSNQTRGGRYAQSPSASAYSSDEGSEKDVGVSPNSGQHHNYGIDYFSKNETMSTPKLEGDLSHRNGTSSINTSRGNTGTTVISGRPDHVQGGTRWFMAMEGEVAPICAYRVTEGGIGGRLCFRHTQQGFRCHRGECRTVQSPGGSLVANVLTNGSVLLQWTYGGLRGEAQGTTKGNTARHDLDKQETKTRGTIVEGQTGAPRTGLGEESRILIAPPKRVFSGRRVRRGGFALSCWWNGSYTQFECAGLHLGSGCRDFLLTELHENVPYRICLHLLASTLTPPPHSGGAGQRQDLGDCVEFTVSPLGMQDIVIAMTTVGGAICVMLVIICLLVAYITENIMSPTTQHSHSTYHTHSHH is encoded by the coding sequence ATGAGAGGCCAACCGCGGCTGTCCCTGGTCGCCTTCTCGGCAGTGCTTCTCTGTCTGTGCCGCGCAACAATCGCAGTTTCCAACCAGACACGCGGCGGCCGCTATGCGCAATCACCATCAGCGTCAGCATATTCATCAGACGAGGGAAGCGAGAAGGACGTGGGTGTCTCTCCAAACTCTGGCCAACACCATAACTACGGTATTGATTATTTCAGTAAGAATGAAACTATGAGCACACCAAAGCTGGAGGGGGACCTCAGCCATAGGAATGGCACTTCATCCATCAACACCAGCAGAGGCAATACAGGAACCACTGTGATATCTGGCAGGCCAGACCATGTGCAAGGTGGAACAAGGTGGTTCATGGCCATGGAGGGAGAAGTGGCACCAATATGTGCCTACCGGGTAACAGAGGGGGGAATCGGGGGGCGGTTGTGTTTTCGACACACACAGCAGGGGTTCAGGTGTCATCGTGGAGAGTGCCGAACTGTTCAGTCTCCAGGAGGGTCCCTGGTGGCCAATGTTCTGACCAATGGTAGCGTGCTGCTACAGTGGACATACGGAGGTCTGAGGGGAGAGGCTCAAGGGACAACCAAAGGAAACACAGCTAGACATGACCTAGATAAACAAGAGACTAAGACTAGAGGAACAATTGTAGAAGGACAGACAGGGGCCCCTAGGACAGGGCTTGGGGAAGAGAGCAGGATTTTGATTGCCCCACCAAAGAGGGTATTCAGTGGACGACGGGTCAGAAGAGGTGGGTTTGCGCTGAGCTGCTGGTGGAATGGGAGCTACACCCAGTTTGAGTGCGCTGGTCTTCATCTTGGCTCCGGTTGCAGGGACTTCCTGCTGACTGAGCTCCATGAGAACGTCCCCTACCGCATCTGCCTACATCTGCTGGCCTCCACCCTGACCCCACCGCCCCACTCAGGAGGAGCAGGCCAAAGACAGGACCTGGGAGACTGCGTGGAGTTCACCGTCTCACCCTTGGGCATGCAGGACATTGTGATCGCCATGACAACAGTGGGAGGAGCCATCTGTGTGATGCTGGTCATCATCTGCCTGTTGGTGGCGTACATCACTGAGAACATCATGAGCCCCACGACACAGCACTCACACtccacataccacacacactctcaccactaa
- the ora4 gene encoding olfactory receptor class A-like protein 4: MSEVLTVDAILFGFLVFSGILGNILVIHVVFQSAIESLSRRLPPSDTILVNLSLANLLTSLFRTVPIFVSDLGLDVSLSQGWCRLFMLLWVWWRAVGCWVTLTLSAFHCATLKRQHVAMGPLAQEHERRKVWVALGLVWGLNLAFSLPALVYTTHVQGNATVELMVISCTTRPLLGCMWEFPSEEQGSAFASTSLALNEVVPLVLMVGTNLATLHSLAKHIRAVTSVGEAGGGTHGELDRHVASERKASHVIMLLVMLFVVCWVLQVAAVTYYNHNRGHHAEELLTVAHFSASVFVGFSPMVVALGHGKLRRRIMRMIAGCADRVKCQQEKIIDESKAPDTRERTVKQTVFTIQKEREVIK; the protein is encoded by the exons ATGTCGGAGGTCCTCACTGTAGATGCTATTCTGTTTGGGTTTCTGGTCTTCTCTGGCATCCTGGGAAACATACTGGTCATCCATGTG gtgttCCAGTCGGCCATTGAAAGTTTGTCTCGTCGGCTCCCTCCCTCTGACACCATCCTGGTGAACCTGTCGCTGGCCAACCTGCTGACGTCTCTGTTCCGCACGGTACCCATCTTtgtgtctgatctgggtctggaCGTGTCACTGTCCCAGGGCTGGTGCCGCCTCTTCATGTTGCTGTGGGTGTGGTGGCGGGCCGTGGGCTGCTGGGTCACTCTGACCCTCAGTGCCTTCCACTGTGCCACCCTGAAGCGACAGCATGTGGCCATGGGCCCCCTTGCACAGGAGCATGAGAGGAGGAAGGTGTGGGTGGCTCTGGGGCTGGTCTGGGGACTCAATCTCGCCTTTTCCCTGCCAGCGCTGGTCTACACCACACATGTCCAAGGCAATGCCACGGTGGAGCTGATGGTGATCAGCTGCACCACCAGGCCCCTGCTGGGCTGTATGTGGGAATTCCCCTCGGAGGAGCAGGGCTCGGCCTTCGCCTCCACCTCCCTGGCCCTCAACGAGGTGGTTCCCCTGGTGCTGATGGTGGGCACCAACCTGGCTACGCTGCACTCGCTGGCCAAACACATCCGGGCCGTCACCTCGGTGGGCGAGGCAGGGGGAGGGACGCATGGCGAGCTGGACAGACATGTGGCCAGTGAACGCAAGGCCAGTCATGTGATCATGTTGCTGGTGATGCTGTTTGTGGTGTGCTGGGTTCTGCAAGTTGCGGCGGTGACATACTATAACCATAACAGGGGGCACCATGCGGAGGAGCTGCTGACTGTGGCCCACTTCTCTGCTTCTGTGTTTGTGGGCTTCAGTCCCATGGTGGTGGCTCTGGGACACGGCAAGCTGAGGAGGAGGATCATGAGGATGATCGCTGGTTGTGCTGACAGAGTGAAATGTCAACAGGAGAAAATAATAGATGAAAGCAAAGCTCCAGACACAAGGGAGAGGACTGTAAAACAAACCGTTTTCACTattcagaaggagagagaggttatCAAATAA